Part of the Triticum urartu cultivar G1812 chromosome 2, Tu2.1, whole genome shotgun sequence genome, CTAATTCGGTCAATCTGGATTATTCGGTCATCCAGAGAAGAAGACTAGTCTAGCCGATTTTAATCCGATCTTCCAATTTTGACGCCCAAATTTAATTTGGTATTTTAGTTCAGTCTCGATCTTTACAAGTTTGTTTGTCAGTCTTGGGTTTTTATGCCGGGCTTAGTTGTATGAGGCTACCCACGATGAAAAGTATCATATACTAATACCATGTATAtgatactgatacgtctccaatgtatctataatttttgattgctttatgctatattatctactgttttggacattattgagctttattatccacttttatattatttttgggattaacctattaaccggaggcccagcctagaattgctgctttttgcctattttagggtttcgaagaaaaggaatatcaaacggagtccaaacggaatgaaaccttcgggaacgtgattttgtCACCGagcatgatccaggagacttgaaccctacgtcaacaaaggaggaggccacgaggtaggggggcgcgcctccacccttgtgggtccccggttgctccaccaacgtactccttcctcctatatatacctacgtacccccaaacgattagatacggagccaaaaccctaattccaccaccgcaactttctgtatccacgagatcccatcttggggcctgttctgaagctccgtcggagggggtatccatcacggagggcttctacatcatcaccatagccccttcgataaagtgtgagtagtttatctcagacctacgggtccatagttattagctaaatgactttttctctttttttgaatctcaatacaatgttctcccccgctcttgtggagatctattcgatgtaatcttctttttgcggtgtgtttgttgagccgatgaattatgggtttatgatcaagtctatctatgaataatatttgaatcttctctgaattcctttatgtatgattggttatttttgcaagtctcttcgaattatcagtttggtttggcctactagattgatcttttttgcaatgggagaagtacttaactttgggttcaatcttgcggtgtcatttcccagtgacagtaggggcagcaaggcacgtattgtattgttgccatcgaggataacaagatggggttttcatcatattgcatgagtttatccttctacatcatgtcatcttacttaaggcgttactctgttttcattaacttgatactctagatgcatgctggatagcggttgatgagtggagtaatagtagtagatgcaggcaggagtcggtctacttgtctcggacgtgatacctatatacatgatcatacctagatattctcataactatgctcaattctgttaattgctcaacagtaatttgttcacccaccgtaaaatacctatgctcttgagagaagccactagtgaaacctatggcccccgggtctatcttcatcatattaatcttccaatacttagtaatttcctttgctttttactttgcttttattttactttgcatctttatcataaaaataccaaaattattatcttatcatatctatcagatctcactctcgtaagtggccgtgtagagattgacaaccccttatcgcgttggttgcgaggatttatttgttttgtgcaggtgcgagggactcgcgcgtagcctcctactggattgataccttggttctcaaaaactgagaaaaatacttacgctactttgctgcatcattctttcctcttcggggaaaaccaacgtagtgcttaagaggtagcagaTACTACCTCCACGACGCATAATTTCAGGTTCATGATACTCAATTTGTTTTTTCCTCATTTAGTTGCATGTCACCTCAGAAAAAAAAATATTAGTTGCGATGCATGATTCGCATTACGACCAGCCTATGGCCCAACGCCCGCGCAATGTGACGTCGAGCCTGTGAGCCGGTTGacacccccacccccgccgcaTCTCATTTGTGCATTGAAAAGATATTCGAGGTTGTGCATCGATGATTGGTCTCTGAACCTGCTCCCTGCTTCAGTGAAGCACTGGCCGATGCAGATCTGGCACGACATGGGGCGTGACCCCTGGTCGTCTGGGCATTTCAGCTCTGCTCAAGATCTCGCCTCTCGTGGCGAGATACGACGGTGCGGCTGACAAATCTTTCAAGGGATGATGCTTCTCCGGATCCAAAGGGGTTGGTCGCTCTCCTCTCCGGCGGCCACAACGGCGAGCCGTGGGTAGCGGCGATTGTGTGGTCGAGTTGGATTTGGTGTTCTTCCGTGTCCTGTGTGGATGTACTCATACATACTGTATGTGTCCTTGTATTGTTTTccataacataatattttttccgtcttaaaataagtgtctcaagtTTAATAGTATAACTTTGTATTAAAATTAGTACAAAATTAAGATATTTATTTTGAGACAGAAAAAGTATAATCTCATGTATTTTCCTAATCataaaaaagaaagagaaagagaaCGCGCACGTACGCCCACGAATCCGATTCGTCTGCGCGCCGAAGCTACCGGTCCTAGTAGAGGACAAAATGCACTTGCGTGAAGGATCTCCGACTAGGTCCGTGACAAAATGCACTTCCGTGAAGGATCTCCGGCTAGCTCCGTCGCAATGTGCCATCTATCTGTCGACCCGTGCATCCATAGGCTGCACCCCGGTTTTATATTCGCAGCTTTGCCCGGCCCGCCATACTATTTTAATCAATCAGTATATATAGATAGAGTGATAGACAGGTTTGTAATTTGTCAAGCAGTTGCATAAAGAAACCTCTATCGTTGTCTTTGTAATTCTGTGTTAGTCCACGTCATTTCGATTATCTCAACTCAGTTGTGTGTTTCATGCCCCACCGCCACCGCTTCCGCCAAAGTCACCGCTTGTACGACACGTTAAGATCCATGCCTCCCATACAAAAGTTCCTATGCCAAAGCCAAATCAGTACCCCTCCAATTGAGATTAGGTTGGTCATAGTGTGGGTAACTTAGCTAATAACATCATGTTCAACACCGAGTCTTAAATCGTCCGCAACCATTCGGAGCATGTGGTTCGGACATGTTTTGCCATTAGATCGGTTCTGCATGGGTCCGCATCGCATGCTAGTTCGGACGAGCTTTTTCCAATAAACCGAAGATAAAATATGTGCCTAtgtgtttggggggggggggggggggggggggagggtcATTACAGACGTCTGAACCGCTGCCACGTCTGCATCTAGCAACCATGGCCCACCCAAAACCCTTACCGGTGCACGCCCGGGTTCTTGCCCGACGCTAGATGTCCGCATTGATGCCGGCTTAGGACGGACATGACCTCTCATTGCTGGCATTGTAGCGGCGTGCCGGCCAAAAGTGTCGTCCGCTGTACACTCTGAACATACCTCCTCGTCGTATTACATATCGTCTGCCTACCTCTACTATAATGATAGTAATATAAATTAGTAGCATATGCATGTCATTAGTTTATGAGTTAGTTCCTACTAGTCTTATACAGCCCTCGAAGATGTGATGCTTATACACTTCGTAGTACTGAACACGCTTCGCGCGCCGTTAAGTCACCGAAATTGCTCTGTAAATCCTTTGATTTATAGTATACAGATCATGCCCATGAAAGAGATGGTCCACAATTAAATCGCGCTCTAATTGTGCCATCACTGGACGGTGATTTAACTGCGAAAAATACGAGCGCGTCTGCCGGCCCTGAGAGAGTATTCCAATTCACTATGTAAAAGTTAGCAAATGCACTTCAGATTATGGCCGGGCTTTCTTTTGGAGAAATTTCTAATTTATTTTTCTTCAATCATGGCAGTATAAATAACAACAAAAATAATAAAATTACAATCATGTCCGTAGACCATTTAACGATGACTATAAGCACTGGAGCGAGTCGGAGGCATGCCGCCGTCATCGCTCCTTCCTCATCAGAGCCGGACAAACCTTATTATAGTAGATAATCCGAAAGTTGTCGTGCCAATACCCTCATAAAACCAGCGCACCAGAGCAACAACCATCGCCGTTGAAAAAAGTCATAGATCAGAAGAATCAAACCCTATAAACACTCAAATAAAGACGAACAAAGACCGAATCCAAACAAATCCTCTGAAGATCAGCACCGACCGAATCCTGCAAGACCCGACGGAAACACACCTCCACACGTCCTCCGGTAATGTTAAACACACCATCAGGGCGGGATGAAATATGAAAGACATTATTCCTACTAAAAGACATTGCCGCTGTCATACATCCTCAACCAAGACAGTGAATCTAACAAGAATCAAAACGAGATCCCATTCGTTGGTGGGGGGCCGAGATTCTTCTCACCTCCATGATCCAGAGGCCATCGGAGATAGGAGGGACCGGCGGTGGTCGTCAAAGTTGCTTGCATTTCAGGTTAACTTTAGTTTTGAAAGTAATATTCCCTTCGTAAAGAAATACTGTATAAGACTGTTTAGATCACTTCAAATAATTTTTAAAGAGGAACTTATCTGCGGGAAGCGGGCAGGGAGGGCGCGTGGGCGCCAAGTGGCGCGACGGCGCGGgcatcgccgccgccgtcccCACACCTGCTGGTCCCACATCCAGAGGCCGATAAAAGCGTGAGTGCGCCACCTTTTCCGTTCGCAGTGTCCTCCCCCTTTGCCCGCCGCTCTCACTCTCTCTCATTGCTTTCCTATTCCGGCGATGCTGCAATAAATCCCCCGTCGACGGCGGCCGCGGCCCTGGGCGATCGTAGATCCCTCCCAACCCATGTCGAACGCTGGGGGCCCCTCCGTCCTCCCGGCGCCTTGCCGGCAGGCTGGTCATCGCGCCCTCCTCCCCCTCCCGGCGGCTCCCCAGTTCGTGGCGAGGTTTCGCTCCAACCGTCGTGTTCGACTCACTCCCGCCAGCGCCGTCGTGCACGCTTCAAGGATTCCCCCCTCCGAGGCGCGCCGTGTCCGATCCCTCGCCGGCAGTCGAcaccgtcctcctccactccACCGGATTCGCTCGGGGACTCCGTGCTGTGGTAACTCCCCAGATCTTACCTGGCTGGATCGCTCCTTTTTTTCTGTTCCTGGTGAACCTTTTTCTTACGCGAGGAAATCACTTTCTCTGTGAGTAATTCCAGCAATTTATTTCCAAAATGTTTGGAGTTCAGGTTCAGCCGAACCCTGTATGTGTTTTACCTAAGAAACAACCCCTATGCCGCACGTATCTGTCTCCCGACCTGATGCCAACAGAAAACGACACTGCTGCTGAATTGAATAGATCTGACAATTGTCTTGCTGTAGGCTTGCGATTGCTAGTACTTGATATTTTTATAGTACGTCTTACTCCGGCATGATCCGGATCCTAATTTAATTGATTCGTCGGTCGTGACTCACATGGCATCTCTTTTTCTATGAACAGCATATGTCGAGAAGATGTTGGTAGCAGAAACGGCAAGCCTGCTAGACGTGGTACTGACGTCACTGATGGTTACTGTGTTCGAGGTTCCCGAGACTGTCTTGAGTTGCTTGCTAAATTATATACTGCATTGCTTTGATCAAATGCAGCATCGAAAGGACCGTGAGGCTAGAATAAGGAAGCAGCTCCACAAGGTTGAACTACCGCCGTCTCCATACGACACCGCGTGGGTGGCTATGGTGCCCTTGCGGGGCTCCCCTCGCACTCCATGCTTCCCTCAGTGTGTTGAATGGATATTGCAAAACCAACATGAAAATGGATCTTGGGATAACAACGACCTTGGGTCATCAGCCAACAAGAACGTTCTCTTATCCACATTGGCATGTGTTCTTGCGCTTGAGAAATGGAATCTTGGCCAAGAGCACATAAGGAGAGGTACAGAGATAGATTTCTTATTTCTTATTATCCGACACATGTGAATGTTGTCTGCCTGTGTTTGTTTTCAAGAGCTCAAACGCCTTAACGCCATGTGCAGGACTACATTTTATCGGAAGACATTTCTCCCTTGTCATGGATGAGGAGATTGCTGCTCCTACAGGCTTTAACATGATTTTTCCTGGTATGCTTAGCCTTGCCGTTGGGGCGGGTTTGCAATTTCCTGTCAGACAAACTGATATTGATTGGATTCTTCAGCAATGGGAGATGGAATTGAAAAGGTCTGTTGATGGAAAAACATTGGTATGAATTATATTCCCCCCGTTTGTATTAGGGCAGTTGGTTTATAAGTATATGTAATATTTATGGGTTGATCATTTGAATGGAAATGCACTATCTGCCCTGGAGTAGAGTTGGAGTACCGATGAAAGTGCCTCCCGCTGCGGCTGCGCGGCCGCATGTGCTTGATTAGGCTGGTGGATTTGGGAACCTAGATTAAAGATTGGAAAACAACACTTCTTTAGCTGGAGAAAATACTGAACTAACCCTGCAAACCAACGGATGGATTTGATTGGTACTCCAACTCTACTCCAGGGAGTACCAAGGTTTTCTTGTAAGAACTTCTGTTTTTTTTTTCGATCAACCGTAATATGAAGGAAAAAGGACCACCATGTCATTCATATTGTCTTTTGCTTACTGATTAAATTAGCAATCATAATTTGAGTATCACCTGTGGGTCACATATTAAAAATTCTCATACTTGACTTAATTTAGGCAGGCCGGGGAGAAATCTTATGGGAGAGAAGCATATATGGCCTATGTCTCCGAAGGGTTAGGAAACTTACTGGACTGGAATGAAGTTATGAAGTTTCAGAGGAAGAACGGGTCGTTGTTCAACTCTCCTTCCACAACTGCTGCTGCGTTAGTCCACAACTATGATGATAAGGCCCTCGATTATTTAAATATGGTAGTCAGTAAATTTGGTGGTGCAGGTGGATCTTTGTACCTTTCCTTGTGAAGAATTTGCAAGGGTTTAAAGTGTTGCAAAATACTTAATACCAGTAGACCTTTTGCAGTACCAACAGTGTATCCACTAAATATGCACTGGAAACTTTCAATGGTGGATTCGCTTGAAAAGATCGGAATTTCTCGGCATTTTTCTAGTGAGATAGAGGGAATCTTAGACATGGCATACAGGTAATGACTGTAAATAGGAAACTGATATCTGTTTTTAGTAGCTTGTAAACTTTACTGTCTCCTGTTTTCAGTTTCTGGTTACAGAGAGACGAGGAAATTATGATGGATGTAGCAACATGTGCAATGGCGTTCCGCCTTTTAAGGATGAATGGGTATGATGTATCCTCAGGTACTTAGGCAGAAAATCCTGTCAATTTTGTCATTGTTCTTGGTTTAACAAATTAACAGTCTAACTTCCTAATTCTATATCTTGGTGCAGATGAGCTGTCTCATCTTGCTGAAGCCTCTAATTTCCATAATTCACTTCAAGGATATTTAAATGATACAAAATCTGTACTGGAACTATACAAGGCTTCAAAAGTCAGTGTAGCAGAACA contains:
- the LOC125539514 gene encoding ent-kaur-16-ene synthase, chloroplastic-like isoform X2, coding for MSNAGGPSVLPAPCRQAGHRALLPLPAAPQFVARFRSNRRVRLTPASAVVHASRIPPSEARRVRSLAGSRHRPPPLHRIRSGTPCCAYVEKMLVAETASLLDHRKDREARIRKQLHKVELPPSPYDTAWVAMVPLRGSPRTPCFPQCVEWILQNQHENGSWDNNDLGSSANKNVLLSTLACVLALEKWNLGQEHIRRGLHFIGRHFSLVMDEEIAAPTGFNMIFPGMLSLAVGAGLQFPVRQTDIDWILQQWEMELKRSVDGKTLAGEKSYGREAYMAYVSEGLGNLLDWNEVMKFQRKNGSLFNSPSTTAAALVHNYDDKALDYLNMVVSKFGGAVPTVYPLNMHWKLSMVDSLEKIGISRHFSSEIEGILDMAYSFWLQRDEEIMMDVATCAMAFRLLRMNGYDVSSDELSHLAEASNFHNSLQGYLNDTKSVLELYKASKVSVAEHELILDNIGNWSGSLLSEKLCSEGVQGLPNLEVEYAVKFPFYTTLERLDHKRNIEHFDARGSHILKTECLPYGINQELLALAVDDFTFSQSIYQDELLHLDRWVKENRLDQLQFARQKLTYCYLSAAATIFPPELSDARISWAKNGVLTTVVDDFFDVGGSKEELENLIALVEKWDEHHKDDFCSEQVRIVFCALYTTVNQLGSIASAVQNRDVKNHLIEIWLLLLRSMMTEAEWQRSQYVPTMEEYMTNGVVSFALGPIVLPTLYCVGEKLLGSAVKNQEYSELFRLMSTCGRLLNDSQGFEREGSEGKLNSVSLLVLHSGGSMSIEAAKNAIEKSIVASRRDLLRLVLKEGTVVPRACKELFWKMCKILHLFYFRTDGFSSPKEMASAVNAVINEPLRLSS
- the LOC125539514 gene encoding ent-kaur-16-ene synthase, chloroplastic-like isoform X3, with translation MSNAGGPSVLPAPCRQAGHRALLPLPAAPQFVARFRSNRRVRLTPASAVVHASRIPPSEARRVRSLAGSRHRPPPLHRIRSGTPCCAYVEKMLVAETASLLDVHRKDREARIRKQLHKVELPPSPYDTAWVAMVPLRGSPRTPCFPQCVEWILQNQHENGSWDNNDLGSSANKNVLLSTLACVLALEKWNLGQEHIRRGLHFIGRHFSLVMDEEIAAPTGFNMIFPGMLSLAVGAGLQFPVRQTDIDWILQQWEMELKRQAGEKSYGREAYMAYVSEGLGNLLDWNEVMKFQRKNGSLFNSPSTTAAALVHNYDDKALDYLNMVVSKFGGAVPTVYPLNMHWKLSMVDSLEKIGISRHFSSEIEGILDMAYSFWLQRDEEIMMDVATCAMAFRLLRMNGYDVSSDELSHLAEASNFHNSLQGYLNDTKSVLELYKASKVSVAEHELILDNIGNWSGSLLSEKLCSEGVQGLPNLEVEYAVKFPFYTTLERLDHKRNIEHFDARGSHILKTECLPYGINQELLALAVDDFTFSQSIYQDELLHLDRWVKENRLDQLQFARQKLTYCYLSAAATIFPPELSDARISWAKNGVLTTVVDDFFDVGGSKEELENLIALVEKWDEHHKDDFCSEQVRIVFCALYTTVNQLGSIASAVQNRDVKNHLIEIWLLLLRSMMTEAEWQRSQYVPTMEEYMTNGVVSFALGPIVLPTLYCVGEKLLGSAVKNQEYSELFRLMSTCGRLLNDSQGFEREGSEGKLNSVSLLVLHSGGSMSIEAAKNAIEKSIVASRRDLLRLVLKEGTVVPRACKELFWKMCKILHLFYFRTDGFSSPKEMASAVNAVINEPLRLSS
- the LOC125539514 gene encoding ent-kaur-16-ene synthase, chloroplastic-like isoform X1 yields the protein MSNAGGPSVLPAPCRQAGHRALLPLPAAPQFVARFRSNRRVRLTPASAVVHASRIPPSEARRVRSLAGSRHRPPPLHRIRSGTPCCAYVEKMLVAETASLLDVHRKDREARIRKQLHKVELPPSPYDTAWVAMVPLRGSPRTPCFPQCVEWILQNQHENGSWDNNDLGSSANKNVLLSTLACVLALEKWNLGQEHIRRGLHFIGRHFSLVMDEEIAAPTGFNMIFPGMLSLAVGAGLQFPVRQTDIDWILQQWEMELKRSVDGKTLAGEKSYGREAYMAYVSEGLGNLLDWNEVMKFQRKNGSLFNSPSTTAAALVHNYDDKALDYLNMVVSKFGGAVPTVYPLNMHWKLSMVDSLEKIGISRHFSSEIEGILDMAYSFWLQRDEEIMMDVATCAMAFRLLRMNGYDVSSDELSHLAEASNFHNSLQGYLNDTKSVLELYKASKVSVAEHELILDNIGNWSGSLLSEKLCSEGVQGLPNLEVEYAVKFPFYTTLERLDHKRNIEHFDARGSHILKTECLPYGINQELLALAVDDFTFSQSIYQDELLHLDRWVKENRLDQLQFARQKLTYCYLSAAATIFPPELSDARISWAKNGVLTTVVDDFFDVGGSKEELENLIALVEKWDEHHKDDFCSEQVRIVFCALYTTVNQLGSIASAVQNRDVKNHLIEIWLLLLRSMMTEAEWQRSQYVPTMEEYMTNGVVSFALGPIVLPTLYCVGEKLLGSAVKNQEYSELFRLMSTCGRLLNDSQGFEREGSEGKLNSVSLLVLHSGGSMSIEAAKNAIEKSIVASRRDLLRLVLKEGTVVPRACKELFWKMCKILHLFYFRTDGFSSPKEMASAVNAVINEPLRLSS